TGCGGGGGCGTATCGAGCTCTGGATTTCGGCACCGAAGACCGCATCTACGAAGTACTGGGCAACAGCGTCGACGGCGATCTGCTGGAAAAAACTTACCTGCAGTTGCGTGAGGGGCTGCAAATGCGAGAACAGGGTGGCGCGGTGGCGCGCGTTCAATCGGTGGAGTACGACGATGGTGAACGCATTGACCAGGACGAGGCGACGCCGTGGCCGGGGTTCGCTGTGCGCAGCCGCTGGACGGTCAGCGGGACGGTCGAACACTGGGGTCACATTCACGAACGCCAAAACCAGTTCAGCGCGGTATTCAACGTCGAACCACGCGACGGCTTGTGGAAAATTACCGACATGCAGATCGAAGATCAGCAAAGTCTGGCCACGAATACTCGCCTGCGAAAGTTCTAGGCCGCCTCGCGCTATGGGCCGGACCTTTGCATTCCTTTATCAGGAACATTACTTTCCCGGCTGATCAACACCTTCTCAACTCCGTTCTGGAAACTTCCCATGCGTCACCAACTCTCGCTGCTGCACGTTTGCCTGCTGATGCTGACGGCGGTTCCTGCTGTGGCTCAGCAGCCGAACGCCTTCGACCTGATTCCTGACACGGCAACATTCGTCGTGCGTCTGCAGACTCCGGATCAAACGGTCAAAGATGTGACCAACTTTGTCGACCAGGTTCAGCCCGGCTTCGGCCCGGTCGTGGAAGGCCAGGCAGCAGCACTGGGACAAGCAATCCAGAATCCTACTTTAGCTGGCGTCGATCGCACCAAAGACTGGTACTTGCTCGCCTTTCCGTCGCCCGGTCCAAACCCGTCCGATTCGCCACCGGAAGCCGTTTACCTGATCCCTGTCACAGACGCAGATGCTGCCAGGGCGGCTCTTGGCGATCGGTTTGGCTTTGCTGAAAAAAATGGCTACCTCGCGTGGTCTGAGGAAGCCATTCTGGCTGAGCAAATGAAATCGTGCTTCGACGGCAAAACAGCTGCGATCTCAAAGAAAATGGATGAAGCCTCCGCGAAGAGAATGATGGCCAGCCATCTGACCGTCTTCATTAACGCCGAAGCACTGAAGACCACTTATGCCGACCAACTGGCTCAGGCTGACGAAACGCTGGAAGAAGCTCTTGCGGCGCTGGCGGATCAGATGAAAGTCGCCAGCCCGGGACTCGACCCGGAAATGGCGTTAGGAGTTTACCGCACGATGGGAGCGTACCTGATTCAGGCGGCGCGAGATTCCGAATCGGCAGTGGCCAGCATCAATATTGCCGATGGGGTATTGCGGATCGAAGAATTACTCACCGTGGCAAAGGGCAGCCAGGCGGACGAATTCCTGGCCGCTCAACCTGTTAGCAATATGGCTCGATTGACAAACGTTCCGGCTGGGCTGGATGGCTACTTCGGAGTGAGCGGCGATCCGACGCGGCTTATCGCGTGGGCGGGCGAATTCATCGATTCGCAAGTGACGGACGAAGCGGCCAAGGCAAAGTTCCAGAAATCGTTGAAAGCGATGGAAGGCGTTAAGTTTGGAGCCTACGTCGGTGGCGGGGGACTTAACATGGAGCAAGAAGGCGTGATGCAGCTTTTCGGAATCGCAGAGGTGGCTCCATCCGCCAAAATGCGTGCCGCGCTGATGCTGTTTCAGGACGAAATGAAATACGAAATTGGCGGCATCACACAAACACAGTCGTTCAAGCCGAACGCCGAAACAATCGCCGGGCAGACGGTTGATTTGTATCGGTTCAAACAAACGTTCCCACCAGAAATGGACCCGACGGGCATGCAGGCGGCGATCCACGACCGAATGTACGGTGATGGAACGATGCAGCAGCGGCTGGTCTTTAACAATGACCTCATTACAACAACGGTCGGCGGCGGCACCGAAGCGATGAAGCAGTTGCTGAACAGTTCAAAGTCGACCGACAGCAACATGTTAAAAGCACGAGCTGCCCTGCACAAAGAATCTAATCTGCTACTGCTGACGGACGTGCCGAACCTGGTGCTGGACTTTGCGAAACTGATTCTGGAAACCGGCGCCATTCCAGTTCCCGTGCAGGCAGAACAGCTTGAACCGCTGAAGATCGCTCCCAGCTACGCCGGGTTTTCGATGGCGGTCGCACCGCAGCAACTGCACTTCCGAACCAACGTACCTGTAGAAACCTTCCAGGGCTTCGCTCAGATCGGAATGTTTGTGCAGGGCCTGATGATGGCGAACTAAAAAGATGAATGTCGAAGACGCTGCTGCGTCGAAGAAATCCGAACCTCGGTTTGTTGTTGGAATTGATCTCGGCACAACAAACTCGGCCGTCTGCTACGTTGATACCAGCGCCACAGAGACCAGTGATAACCACGACACATGGGACGTACGAACGCTCAAGGTGCCGCAATTGGTCGCACCTGGTCAGGTCGAACATCGAGACACGCTGCCATCGTTTCACTACCAACCGGCGGCGGGCGAATTCTCTGACGGCGAACTACAGCTTCCCTGGTCTAACGCATTCGCCGGACACTTTGTTGGGACCTTAGCTCGAGACCACGGGATTCACGTTCCGGGGCGAATGATCTCTTCGGCAAAGTCGTGGCTGTGTCATCCGGGCGTCGATCGCACAGCCGGAATTCTGCCATGGCAGGGCGGCGACGATGTCGACCGACTTTCGCCCGTGGAAGTCAGCAGCCGATTGCTGGCTCATGTGGTCGACGTATGGAATCATCAGTTCCCTGACGAACCGCTTGCTGATCAGACAGTCGTCCTGACGATCCCAGCGTCGTTTGACGAAGTCGCTCGCAACCTCACCATTCAGGCGTCGCAAAAGGCGGGGCTGCCGCGAGTCTTGCTGATTGAGGAACCTCAGGCCGCCTTCTACGCGTGGATCGATCGGCACCGAGGCGACTGGGAAGATCGAGTTCAACCCGGCCAGAAGATTTTGGTCTGCGATGTCGGCGGCGGCACGACGGACTTCACACTGATCCGAGTTAAATCCGGCGCGGACAACAAGGTGCTGTTTCACCGAGTTGCCGTGGGCGAACATCTGATTCTGGGCGGCGACAACCTCGACCTTGCCCTCGCCTACTTCATAGAAGGCCGTTTCCGCGAAGAAGGCGTTTCGCAACTCACACCGCGTCAGTGGAGTGTGCTTGTGCGAGTCGCCCGGCAGGTCAAGGAAGCATTGTTGTCGCCCGATGCCCCGAACCAGTTCACAGTCAGTCTGCCCGGATCGGGATCCAAACTGATCGGCGGTGCGTTGCAGACTCAGGTCACGAAGCAACAGGTGACCGATGTTCTGCTGGAAGGCTTTTTGCCTCAAACGACCTTCACCGATGTGCCGCAGAGTAACCAAAGTGGTTTCCGCGAATTCGGTTTGCCATACGCCGCCGATTCGGCCATCACCCGGTACCTGGCCGAATTCCTGCGGACTCATGCTGAGACTGCTGCTGAGAACGAAATGCTGCGTGACGACGACCACGCAGCGCGGCCGGACATAGTTCTGTTCAACGGGGGGCTGTTCGAATCAGCGTTGCTGAAGCAGCGAATGACCGAAGTGCTTTCGTCATGGTTTAGCGAGGGCGACCGTGAATGGGAGCCGCTGATTCTCAACTGCGAACGCCTGGATTTGGCGGTGGCTCAGGGAGCTGCCTGCTACGGCATGGTGTCGCGTGGAATCGGCGTACGGATTTCGGCCGGCTTGCCTCGAACGTATTACCTCGGCGTCGAAACCGAAGCCGGCATGAACGCCGTCTGCCTTGTCCCGGCCGGCACAGAACCGGGCACCGACCTGGATCCGCCAGAACAGACCTTTCAACTGCAAACCGGCCGACCGGTTGAGTTCCCAGTGCTCTATTCGGGGACTCGCCTGACCGACGCGACGGGCACGGTTGTCGAATCCGAAAAGGAACAGCTCACCGCCCTGCCGCCGATCCGCACTGTGATCCGCAGCAGCGACAACAACGCAGGCGACACGGTGACGGTGCAGGTCAACGCACGGCTGACAGAAATCGGAACGCTTGACCTTTGGTGCGCGAGCACAACAACAGGCGAGCGCTGGAAGCTGCAGTTCGACGTGCGTTCCGCCGTTCGCACCGACGTCGCCGCTCACGAAGCCAGCGCCGCAGACGCGGAAGGCATCGTCGCCGCGGACACACTCACGCAGGTCGAAGCCATATTGCATTCGGTCTTCGGTAAAGACGGAACGGACAAGCCGGGCGGACTGGCCAAACGCATCGGGCGTGAGATCAGCATGAGTCGTTCCGATTGGCCGACGTCGCTGCTGCGTGAAATGTGGCGGGTATTGATTGAACTGGCCGATGGTCGCCGCCGCAGTGCAGCTCACGAATCCGCCTGGCTCAATCTACTCGGCTTCGCACTGCGGCCGGGCTTCGGCTACGCCATGGATGACTGGCGAATTGACACCACGTGGGACATTCTTCGAGGCAAGCTGATTCATGCCACACCCGAAGTCCGCAGCCAATGGTGGATCATGTGGCGACGCATCGCCGGAGGACTTTCCGGCGGCCAGCAAAACGCTACGGCATCGCAGCTTCTCAGTTCCATCCGCCAGACGGCTCAACAAATGAGTTCCGGTAAAGGCAAAGGTGGCCCGATCGCGTTGCACGAAAAAGACGCTGCCGAAATCTGGCGAGTCCTTGGCGCATTCGAACAGCTACCGCCGTCTGTCCGCCATGAACTGGGTGACATCGTGCTTCAGTTACTGCCTCGCCCTAAAATGCAGCCGATGCGAGAAGCCTTAGTGTGGACGCTGGGCCGACTGGGTTCGCGAGTGCCATTCAACGGCAACGCTCAATCAACGGTCAACGCCGACACGGCGGCTCGTTGGTTACAGCAATTACTAAGCATGCAACTGGAGGACGTCCAGACGCTGCCACTGGCGATCATGCAACTGGCTCGCCGCACCGACGACCGCTTCACAGACATCCCGGACGACGTTCGCGAAGAAGCAGCTCGCTACCTGAAAGAAATGGGCGGCTACCACTCACTGATCAAGCTAATCCGCGAAGCTGGCACAACAGACGCAGAAACAAAGGGAGCCCTCTTCGGAGAAGCACTTCCCCTCGGCTTAACCATGACATAATTGCCGGGCAGCCCCGGCGGGCGGTTGGCGTGGTGGGCGGTTGAGCTGGACGAAGGCTGAAGCGCCGGCGTTGCTCCCGATGGTCGCTGGGAGATGATCGGGCTTTCACGAGTCGACCAGGTATGGCAGATGAACGGAGGCCGACAAACGCCCACGGAATTTGTTTTCTGCTAAGAAGTCTTTGGGTGAAGGAAATTCCTGCGGCCCTCTGCAGTTCAACTTCTTACGCTCGAATAGTCCGATCCAATTCCTCAACAGGAAACACTCAAACCACGAAATCGAGCCTCCCCGCCTCCAGCGACCACCGGGAGCAACGCCGGCGCACCAGCCCTCCCACCATCACAAAGCCACCACGCCAACCGCCCGCCGGTGCATACCGGCTAACAGCAGTCAGTAGTGCCGCAGCAGTCTGTTCCGGGGAGGAGGTCCAGCTTTGGTTTGCCCTGTTTTGTGAATTTGGGGTCTCGGCGTTCGCTGCGGCGGCAATCAAAGTTCGCAGCCTGTTCAATTGGGATATCGTCGACCGGGACGATTGGTGTCATCTGGTCTGCGTAGGGGGCGGACGTGTAGAGTTTGAACGTCTTGTCGCAGACTGCCATACGTTCGCCACGAAACAGTTTGTGGCCATCGTCGTCTGTCACGGTCTTCCACGGTCCGTTATAAATGACGGCCTGGTGACGATCGAGACACGGGCCTTCTTTGCCCTTCCAGGCTCGCACGGTCAGGCTGCGAAATTCGATACCGTCGACCACGGCCCACGCTTCCTCCTGGCGATTGACAATTTCCAGACCGTAAAATCCGGCGGCTTCAAAGGCTTCCAGAAATCGGTCCTCGCGGAATGCACCGCTGATGCAGCCGCTCCACAGTTCTGCGTTGTTTTGCAAATTGGTCGGCACATCTTCATCGCTGACAATGTCGCTGATGATCGCACGGCCGCCACGTTTGAGGACTCGGAACACTTCCGCAAACAGCTGGTATCGGTCTTCGTTGCGGACAAGGTTCAGCACGCAATTGGACACAACGGCGTCCATGCTGTCGCTGGCAACCAACGGTGACTTTTCACGCAGTTCAGCGGCGGCTTCGTCGGCGGCCAGCCAGTCTGCCGCGGAACTGACAGGATGCTGCTGCAGATGCTGTTCGAACAATTCCATGTTCAACTGCAGATCCTGAATGCGTCCCTTGCGAAAATCGGTATTGCGAAATCCGATTCTGGAAGCGACCTCATCCTGATACTGTCGAGCCAGCTTCAGCATTTGGTCGTTGATGTCCACGCCAACGACGTAACCATCGGGGCCTACCACTTGCGAAGCGATGTAACAAATCTTGCCGCCGCCGGAGCCCAGGTCCAGCACATGGTCGCCTGGTTTCAGGTACTGAGATGGATCGCCGCAACCGTAGTCGCGTTCGATAATTTCGTCCGGAATGACCTTCAGGTACTTCGCATCGTAAGACACGGGACAGCACAAAGCGGGTTCCGCCGCTTCGGCCGCCGCGCCATAGCGATCTCGTACAGCGGCGTCGACGTTTAAAGAATCAGTCGGCTGAGTGGCTGACATGTGATGTTCGCTTTCTCAGGAAGACAAATATCGCACAAAAAGTGAGCCCCAGGCCGCCGCGCATCGTGGTCGCGCAGAGTTTCTGGTCGGTGCACTTACTGGCGAATTATAGCGGAATGAAGCGAAGCGTTCGACTGGCGCAGCAAAGGGTTGGATGAACATCGTACCGCTTCTGCAGCGGTCAGCGGTTTCAACGTCGCTGCAGTTGAGCCGCTAAATGCCCTTCAGAGTTGCAGCACCGTCTGTGGCCGTGTTGGGCGGTGCTCCGGCGGGTGCCGCTACGGTGATGTTTTCGCCGATGCCGATCTTTTCTGGTGCTGCCTGATACAGACTCATCGCTTCCGGCAAGAGGTCTCGCAGTGCGGCCGAACGGCGGGCGTCAGACGGGTGAGTGGACATAAATTCCATAGGTGCGGCACCGTCTTTTTCGCCAGCAAAACGTTCCCAGAACTTCGGACCTTCAGACGGATCGTAGCCCGCTTTGGCCATCAGCATGATGCCAATGTGATCGGCTTCCAGTTCGTGCTTGCGGCTGTACGGCAGAATGGCACCGTATTGAGCTCCCGCGCCATAGGCGGTGAGAACGATTTGTTGAGTGTTGTCGCTTTGTTCACGCATGATGTACTGCAGCGCTTCTTTCGCTTTGTTTTCCGCCGTCTGCAGCGACATGCGTTCGCCACCGTGCCGTGCGATGGCGTGACCGATTTCGTGCGACATCACGACGGCCAGTCCGGCTTCGGTCTGGCAGATTGGCAAAATACCGGTGTAGACAGCCACCTTGCCGCCGGGCAGACAGAAGGCATTTTGCGTCGGCGATTCGATCACGTTGAATTCCCATTCGAAATCCGGTCGATCAGCGACGGCCGCGATTCGTTGCCCCACGCGCTGCACCATTTCGATGAGGGCTTTGTCGCTGGTGACGGGCTCTTCTTTCAGGACTTCCTGATAGGCCGTCAGCCCCATCGCGTTTTCTTTTTCTTCCGACATGACCAGCAATTGACGCCGTCCGGTGACAGGAGCCGTCTGGCATCCCATCGCCAGCAGCATGCCTGCAACAATCGTGGTCAGCCAGCAGCACAACAGGATGTTTACCAGAGGCTGGTGCAGAGTAATTTTCATGACATCCGCTCAACATTGACCGAAAAACAGGGCGCAGCCGGTGCGCACCGGGACCATTCGATCCACAGGCTAGACGAAACCCAATATTTGCCTCAACACCGTTTTCGTCACGTACCGCGGCCGCTGCAATTGCCGTCGGCAGGCTTGTTGACGAACCAGCGAACATTGCCGATCGGAATAATCGGAAGATGCGGCACGACAATTCCGGGGGAAAATGCTCACCCTCGGGAAGCAATGGCACCAGTGCGTAAATGCTGACCTATCTTTTGGTTGAATTGCATAGGGTTGCCCGTCGGCAAAACCCACGTGCTGTCATTCCGTAGAGGTCCTGCCATGCTCAATCGCATTTGTAACGTCTTCACAGGTCGAGACTCGCGCCGCCAGGCTCGTTTAGCGATGGCGCGCATCATGACGCGCTTCGATCTGGTGCGCCTCAGCTTTAACGAAGGCATCCGCGAAGAACGGCGCCAGCGGGATGAGCATCATGTGGCCTTGGGCGTTTGGCTGTTTCCTTGTGAAGCCAGGCAGCCGACAGTCGATGTGGATATGTCCAGCGGCATGCCAGCCGTCACCAGCGACCTTCGCGCCGAAGGGTTTGGTGTAATGGTTCCGACTCGACTGACTCACGGAGCCTACCTTGTGGCCGCACCGGAAGAAGAAGGCCATTGGCGATACTTCCGCTGCACCGTTTGCCACAACACAGCTCAGCCCGGCGGTTGGTACCAACTGGGAATGCACGTCAACAACATGGCTGAACTGACAACTGGCCAGCGCACTGCCTTCCGTGAATACCTGGAAAGCGTCACCGGCGTGGTCCACGCCAAAGAGCCTGTTGAAGCTAACTGACGCGTGATGAAGAACCGCTGAAGCGCGATCACGCCGTCGTGGTTTCGGCTGCTTCCGTAATCTTCATCAGTGTGGCTGTTTGAGCCATCTGACTTTCCGATGGCAATCCCCAGGCCGCGTTGTCGCCGATCCTGAAGACATCGCGCGCCACCTGAGTGTTGAAGCGGTCGTCCAGAATTTCGCACTGATCCGGCGTCAGGAATCCCGGGTGAGCATGGCCGCAGACGTGAGCCAGTTGAAGCAACTCTTTGCGCAACGTCGCGACATAGTTGGCAAGGCGAGCCCCCTTGTCGGTTGGGTCCAGCCCTCGCATCAGCCAGCGGTTTTGAGTGGCGACTCCGGTGGGACAGTGACCGGTGTGGCAGCGTTGAGCCTGGATGCAGCCGATGGCCAGCATGGCTTCGCGAGCCACATGAATCATGTCGCAGCCCAGCGAAAACGCGAGCGCCGCTTCTTCCGGAAACCCCAACCGCCCCGCTCCGACAAACAACACGCCGTGATGCAGGTCTCGCTGAATGAACTCCCGGTAGACTCGAACAAACGCCAGCTTAAACGGCATTGCGACGTGGTCTGAAAAAACCAGCGGTGCAGCGCCGGTGCCGCCTTCGCCGCCGTCAACCGCGATATAATCCACGCCGCGATTTGTGGACTGCATCTGCTCTGCCAGTTCTGACCAGAAACCCTGATCACCAATCGCCGACTTGATCCCAATGGGAACGCCGGTTTCGTCGGCAAGCATTTCTACGAAATCCAGCATCGAATCCACGTCTCGAAACGCCGAATGACTGGACGGACTGATACAGTCTCGCCCCATCGGGATGCCTCGAATCGCCGCGATTTCCGGCGTGATTTTGGCAGCCGGAAGCAATCCTCCCATCCCAGGCTTGGCTCCCTGAGACAGTTTGATTTCCACCGCCTTCACGCGATTCCGGCTGACGTTGTCTTTGAACTTCTGCAGATCAAAGCGGCCGAAGTCGTCGCGACAACCAAAGTAGCCGGTGCCGATCTGCCAGATTAATTCGCCGTCATGATTGTGGTGCTTCGCAATCGCGCCCTCGCCCGTGTTGTGCAGGCAGCGAGCCAAAGCACAGCCGCGATTGATGGCTTCCACCGCTGCGCCGCTTAATGAACCGTAGCTCATGCCGGAAACGTTGATGACGGAATCCGGCCGAAACGCGTGCTTCCTCCCTCGAGCCGCTCCCAACACTTTTGCGCAGGGGACGGTGTGGTTTTCGTCGTAGCCGGGTTGGCCTTTGCGAATTTCGGGCAGAGGAAACGTCGACTGTTTAATGATCAAATAGTTCGGCGATGATTCCAGGTCGTTGTCGGTGCCGAAGCCAAAATAGTTGTTCTGCTTTTTGGCGGATGCGTACACCCACGTCCGTTGATCGCGAGTGAATGGGCGTTCTTCGTCGTTGTTAGTGACGATGTACTGCCGCAGCTCAGGCCCCACCATTTCCAGTAGGTAACGAAAGTGCCCGATCACCGGGAAGTTGCGCAGGATCGCATGCTTCGTCTGAATCACGTCATACAACGTGATCAACAACAATAAGCCAACCACAACCCAGACAATAGGCATGCTGTTATTCCAAAGTTTTGCGGACCTCGAAGGCGAACCACGGATGAACACAGATTCACACGGATGAATGCACTACGTCATGGACTCCAAACTGATTCACGTACGAATGGGGCCAATGTGACGAAACGAATTCTGTGGAACACTCCCAAATCCGTGCGCATTCGTGTCCATGTGTGGTTCAATTTTTGTCACGACGCAATCGCCTTCTTTAACACAGGTTCCAGCACCTGTGCGTGGTTGTAGAAACCGAGGTCTGACGGGTGCGAACCATCTGTTGTGTCATCACGATCCTGGTTCAGCAGCAAATCGCCGTCGACGTACGACAAATTACCAACGCCTGCATCCAACAGCTTTTGGTATTCCGCTTTAAAGGCCGCTCGGCTTGTGTCGTTGCGCTTTTGACTGGATGGCTTGATCCATGAATACGAATAGGTCCGATCCTCCACCAGCACGATCGGCACGTCTGGATGAGCGGCTCGTAGCTGCTTCACGATCGGCACGGTGCGAGCCGTAACTTCCTTCGCGACCATGTTCGGCAGGCAGTCCAGCACGTATACGGCCGGATCGATTTCGACCAGAAACTGCCCCACTTCCTTTTCCAATTTGCCGTTACCGGAGAAGCCGAGGTTAATGGTTGGTCGATCCAGCCGTCGCCCCAAAATTGCAGGGTGAGGCATGCCTGGCCGAGAAGCGCAGGCTCCATGAGTGATCGACGTGCCGTAAAACACAATCGGTTTCTCTTTGCGCGGCGCGATCGGTTCGAACTTGTGATCAGTCGGGACGCCGATCTTCAGAAATTCCGTGCCGTTGTACAACGGTAAGTAAACGGCGTAGTCTCGCAAGCCGGGTCGCAGTCCGTTCACCAGAGACACGTTCATTTCCTGAGCATTCGGGCGCACGACGGCCACCCACTTCCAGGTTCCATCGTCGTCGCGAGCGTACAAGTCGAGACCACTGACGCCGGTTGCCGGCATGTGAGCCATCGCCAGGTTGCGGAATGTCACTTTGTAGTGAGCGTGGATTTCCGTCGCGTCTGTACGAAACTGGACCATCATTCCAGACGAATGACGACTCAGCCCCCACACGGCGTCGCGAACGACGCCCTTCGCTCGACCAGGCAAGCGGTCGAAGTACTTCTCGGTGTCGTTGAAAGCTCGCCCTTCCACCCCCCATTCCTGAACGTCGTGCC
This DNA window, taken from Fuerstiella marisgermanici, encodes the following:
- a CDS encoding hsp70 family protein yields the protein MNVEDAAASKKSEPRFVVGIDLGTTNSAVCYVDTSATETSDNHDTWDVRTLKVPQLVAPGQVEHRDTLPSFHYQPAAGEFSDGELQLPWSNAFAGHFVGTLARDHGIHVPGRMISSAKSWLCHPGVDRTAGILPWQGGDDVDRLSPVEVSSRLLAHVVDVWNHQFPDEPLADQTVVLTIPASFDEVARNLTIQASQKAGLPRVLLIEEPQAAFYAWIDRHRGDWEDRVQPGQKILVCDVGGGTTDFTLIRVKSGADNKVLFHRVAVGEHLILGGDNLDLALAYFIEGRFREEGVSQLTPRQWSVLVRVARQVKEALLSPDAPNQFTVSLPGSGSKLIGGALQTQVTKQQVTDVLLEGFLPQTTFTDVPQSNQSGFREFGLPYAADSAITRYLAEFLRTHAETAAENEMLRDDDHAARPDIVLFNGGLFESALLKQRMTEVLSSWFSEGDREWEPLILNCERLDLAVAQGAACYGMVSRGIGVRISAGLPRTYYLGVETEAGMNAVCLVPAGTEPGTDLDPPEQTFQLQTGRPVEFPVLYSGTRLTDATGTVVESEKEQLTALPPIRTVIRSSDNNAGDTVTVQVNARLTEIGTLDLWCASTTTGERWKLQFDVRSAVRTDVAAHEASAADAEGIVAADTLTQVEAILHSVFGKDGTDKPGGLAKRIGREISMSRSDWPTSLLREMWRVLIELADGRRRSAAHESAWLNLLGFALRPGFGYAMDDWRIDTTWDILRGKLIHATPEVRSQWWIMWRRIAGGLSGGQQNATASQLLSSIRQTAQQMSSGKGKGGPIALHEKDAAEIWRVLGAFEQLPPSVRHELGDIVLQLLPRPKMQPMREALVWTLGRLGSRVPFNGNAQSTVNADTAARWLQQLLSMQLEDVQTLPLAIMQLARRTDDRFTDIPDDVREEAARYLKEMGGYHSLIKLIREAGTTDAETKGALFGEALPLGLTMT
- a CDS encoding methyltransferase domain-containing protein, whose translation is MSATQPTDSLNVDAAVRDRYGAAAEAAEPALCCPVSYDAKYLKVIPDEIIERDYGCGDPSQYLKPGDHVLDLGSGGGKICYIASQVVGPDGYVVGVDINDQMLKLARQYQDEVASRIGFRNTDFRKGRIQDLQLNMELFEQHLQQHPVSSAADWLAADEAAAELREKSPLVASDSMDAVVSNCVLNLVRNEDRYQLFAEVFRVLKRGGRAIISDIVSDEDVPTNLQNNAELWSGCISGAFREDRFLEAFEAAGFYGLEIVNRQEEAWAVVDGIEFRSLTVRAWKGKEGPCLDRHQAVIYNGPWKTVTDDDGHKLFRGERMAVCDKTFKLYTSAPYADQMTPIVPVDDIPIEQAANFDCRRSERRDPKFTKQGKPKLDLLPGTDCCGTTDCC
- a CDS encoding M48 family metallopeptidase encodes the protein MKITLHQPLVNILLCCWLTTIVAGMLLAMGCQTAPVTGRRQLLVMSEEKENAMGLTAYQEVLKEEPVTSDKALIEMVQRVGQRIAAVADRPDFEWEFNVIESPTQNAFCLPGGKVAVYTGILPICQTEAGLAVVMSHEIGHAIARHGGERMSLQTAENKAKEALQYIMREQSDNTQQIVLTAYGAGAQYGAILPYSRKHELEADHIGIMLMAKAGYDPSEGPKFWERFAGEKDGAAPMEFMSTHPSDARRSAALRDLLPEAMSLYQAAPEKIGIGENITVAAPAGAPPNTATDGAATLKGI
- a CDS encoding FMN-binding glutamate synthase family protein, which gives rise to MPIVWVVVGLLLLITLYDVIQTKHAILRNFPVIGHFRYLLEMVGPELRQYIVTNNDEERPFTRDQRTWVYASAKKQNNYFGFGTDNDLESSPNYLIIKQSTFPLPEIRKGQPGYDENHTVPCAKVLGAARGRKHAFRPDSVINVSGMSYGSLSGAAVEAINRGCALARCLHNTGEGAIAKHHNHDGELIWQIGTGYFGCRDDFGRFDLQKFKDNVSRNRVKAVEIKLSQGAKPGMGGLLPAAKITPEIAAIRGIPMGRDCISPSSHSAFRDVDSMLDFVEMLADETGVPIGIKSAIGDQGFWSELAEQMQSTNRGVDYIAVDGGEGGTGAAPLVFSDHVAMPFKLAFVRVYREFIQRDLHHGVLFVGAGRLGFPEEAALAFSLGCDMIHVAREAMLAIGCIQAQRCHTGHCPTGVATQNRWLMRGLDPTDKGARLANYVATLRKELLQLAHVCGHAHPGFLTPDQCEILDDRFNTQVARDVFRIGDNAAWGLPSESQMAQTATLMKITEAAETTTA
- a CDS encoding SGNH/GDSL hydrolase family protein, which produces MPTSLSRRTFLGTSAAGLAATGLPAFAFQEKPEIKWHDVQEWGVEGRAFNDTEKYFDRLPGRAKGVVRDAVWGLSRHSSGMMVQFRTDATEIHAHYKVTFRNLAMAHMPATGVSGLDLYARDDDGTWKWVAVVRPNAQEMNVSLVNGLRPGLRDYAVYLPLYNGTEFLKIGVPTDHKFEPIAPRKEKPIVFYGTSITHGACASRPGMPHPAILGRRLDRPTINLGFSGNGKLEKEVGQFLVEIDPAVYVLDCLPNMVAKEVTARTVPIVKQLRAAHPDVPIVLVEDRTYSYSWIKPSSQKRNDTSRAAFKAEYQKLLDAGVGNLSYVDGDLLLNQDRDDTTDGSHPSDLGFYNHAQVLEPVLKKAIAS